DNA from Thermococcus argininiproducens:
CAGAGTAGGGTTCATAGTAGAGGGAGCTATAAGACTTGTCGATGATCCAAAGGAGCTTAAGGTCAAGATGGGCAAGAGACTAGTTAAGGTTGAATATGCTACCGGTGGAAACGTTGAAGTTAAGGAATTTCCACTGGAGGAACTTGGCAAAAACGAGGAGTTCCTTAGTATAATCAAAAATTATGAGATAAGGCGCATAAACACTGAAGAGCCGACACTGGAAGAGATATTCCTCAAAGTGACGGGGAGGAGACTTGTATGAGTGTTGGGCGATTAGTGATGTTAGACTTGAAAGTAGGCGTGAGAGGTTATGTTTATCCAATATATCTCCTTGTAGCATTAGCATATGGCCTTATGGTAAAGGCCTTTCCGGAGAGTTATCACTCCGTTGTAATACCCCTTTTCATATTCTTTGAGCCAGGTCTTGTGGGTTTTATGTTCGTTGGGACTTCAATATTTGCGGAAAAGAAAGATGGGACAATTGGGGCCCTATCCGTTACGCCAATAGAGTGGAGGAGTTATATTTTTGCAAAAACCCTGCTCATGTTAGTGGTATCTCTAATAGCGGCAACTTTAATAATGCTGATAGGAACAGGTTCGCTTGAAGGTCTTTCCTATGTGCTTATTGGAACGTTTTTAGTTTCGATTGTCTATACATTACTAGGAATAGCCATATCTTCCAAGTACTACGACCTAGACGATTACTTTGTGG
Protein-coding regions in this window:
- a CDS encoding ABC transporter permease encodes the protein MSVGRLVMLDLKVGVRGYVYPIYLLVALAYGLMVKAFPESYHSVVIPLFIFFEPGLVGFMFVGTSIFAEKKDGTIGALSVTPIEWRSYIFAKTLLMLVVSLIAATLIMLIGTGSLEGLSYVLIGTFLVSIVYTLLGIAISSKYYDLDDYFVAILGVMVLSLLPYAHYHGYLTNKIWKVLYAVPSYPGLYFFKAAFEEISTDILMRSGIGLIIWSVVAYYFARIRFYKYAVEGLR